The Staphylococcus durrellii genome includes the window TTTGAAAGCCGATTTCGCATAATCTACATCACAATTCAAACCACTTTTTTCTTCTGCACGTTTCTCTGCGTAATTGATTGCTCGACTTGCTGATTTGGTATTACCTAATTTAGTTGTTGCCATCATCATCACTTCGTTTCTGTTTTGGTGCTATAACATCAATAATAATTCGAAAAATAATCACATAAATAAAAAATGCTATTATTACCCATTTATTTTCAAAGAAAGCATTATTCTGTACATAGAGAAAGATAATTAATCCAGCACTAATTATTAAATATAAAGTAATAAGAATACGCCTTAATTTAGACTTTGCCATATGTCATTCAGCCTTTCACGAACAGCTTTAATATTGTGTTCTAAACCTTCATAATTTGGTGTTTCATGTTGGTGTTGATTACAATATTTAGCAATTTGATTTACGTTTGCTCCTAACTTACTTAAATCTTTGGCAATCGATTGTCGCGTCTCTTTATCAAATTTGGGCGCTACCAATCGACTCCCATGTGCCTTTTTCTTAACAAAATTCGGCACACTCATATTCAAAGTTTCGGCAGATGACCTTAACTTTTCATATTCGGATTCGCTCACTCTGAAACTAATTTGTTTTGGCTCTTTGCGGTTGGGTTTTCGGTTTCCCCCAACAGACAAATCGCTAGCCAAATTATTATCATGTTCACTCATTCAATCCCACCACGTTTCTTCGAAATATATGACTCTCTATGTTTGTAGATTATATGATAATCAACAAAATTTCAAGTCATAATGTGGTTTGGCAAGCGTCGTATATTCTAGCCACTTCGTTCTGAATATACCGGCTTGATGGGATTATATCCCATACCCTTTATGTTTTTGCTAACGCAAAAAATGAGTGGCAAAATGCTAGCCACTCATAGTTCAAAACCAAATTCAAAATCAAAACACCAGCAACCAAAAATGTGGTTGCTAAATATAGAAAGTATT containing:
- a CDS encoding plasmid mobilization protein, yielding MSEHDNNLASDLSVGGNRKPNRKEPKQISFRVSESEYEKLRSSAETLNMSVPNFVKKKAHGSRLVAPKFDKETRQSIAKDLSKLGANVNQIAKYCNQHQHETPNYEGLEHNIKAVRERLNDIWQSLN